aggtagaagaagagaacatgttccacaaagttgttctctgacctccatacacttGTAGCATGTATCTATGTAATAATAATGGTATTGTTCAAAACTGTGAAAACATGAAGAGATAGGACAGGTAACAGCCAGGgcagttgcacagagaaaccctgtggtttttgagacagggtttctttgtagcattggaggctgtcctggcactcactgtgtagaccaggctggtctcagactcacagagatccgcctgcctctgcctcctgggtgctgggattaaaggtatgtgccaccattgcccagcagagaaaccctgtttttaaaaaaaaaacaagaggaagagaaaagggaagaaaaagaaaacaaatgaaataaaagctatCACAGATGGAAAGGTGCAGGGAGACACTGCCACCTTGCTTTTGACCTTTTAATGGAACCTCTTCCGGCTGACAGTGTGTGAGTGCCTCACTGGGTCGACCACCCTGCTTTACTTTTGGGAACCTGCCACCTATTTGCCTCACTTCTTGAtggcctcagagatcctcctgcctctgtctctcaagtgctggtattaaaggtgtgcacatcatgcctggctttgccTTACTATTCATAGTACATGGTGAGAGCCTTGGTTTGCATCAGAAGCCAGGGGTTCTGCTGCTCACCTGACAAAAGTCATTGGCAGGTGCGAGGGGCCCCTGAGCAGGGCAACTGCTACTACATAGACACTGAGCAAAGGTAGGAGAATTTACACATCAGTCTAATTCAGTAGTGTGTGGCAGTGCATCTTCAGGGTGAGTGGATGCAGGTGGTAGCCAGCCATTGTGCTGCTTGCCCATGCCTGGCACCTGGAGGCCAAGGTGGCATTTCAGAACCATCTTGTTGGGCTGCACTGCATGACCCTGTCTGCAGCCAAGCAGAAACCACAACCTATTGTTTGCACTGATCAGCCCTTTTCTCTTACAGGTCTGAGCCAGCCAGGGGCCCCCAAGACACAGATTTTTATGAATGGCGCCTGCTCCACGTCTCTGTTGCCAACCCTGTCTTCCCCGATGGCCTTCTCCCTGCCAGTGGCTCCTGACTACAGGTGAGGAGGGTGGCTGAGGAACCTGCCACACACTCACTGTGGCTCTACAGTTCTCAGTGTCCCCAGTGGGCTTTACGCCAATAGAATGAAAGAGTGATTTTCTCTTTAAGGTACAATATAGCATTGTTACCCATAAATGTCCAACATGGGAGtatttctaaagaaaagattAGGGAAGCGTATGaaatctgcatgtgtgtgctcatatgtgtaGCACGTGAAGGGAACTGTTTCCTGGGATTTCAGCGAGGCAGCCAGTGCTGACTTTAGTTAGCCCTGTTGGAAGCATGTGAGGAACATGTGTCCCATTTGGCGCACGTCCTGCTGTATTTAACAGTGTGCTTGTGCTCCGTTGCACTCACCTCCTATAGTGTAACATAAgggtttttgtttggctttgccTACAAGGCCTGCTTCTGTCATAAACCACTGGTATTTTTCCCACCCATCAGCTCCTCCACATACCTATTCCGATTGATGGCAGTTGTCGTCCACCATGGAGACATGCACTCTGGACACTTTGTCACTTATAGACGGTCACCGCCTTCGGCTAAGAACCCTCTCTCAACCAGCAACCAGTGGCTGTGGATTTCCGATGACACTGTCCGAAAGGCCAGCCTGCAGGAGGTCCTGTCTTCTAGTGCTTACCTGCTGTTCTATGAGCGAGTTCTGTCCAGGGTGCAGCAGCAGGGGCGGGAGTACAGGGCTGAGGAGTGACAGGCCAGCCCAGAGCTGGGGCCCATGGTGAGGTCCACAGTCCGGGATAAAAGAAGGCATGCCACGCGTACACGTGCAAGCCAACCCCTCTAGAGCCCCTCAGCCTTCTGTGTATTCTGAGAGCAGGCTCCACGTGGGAGCCAGTCCTACGCAGCGCTGCCAGGGTGTACCAGAAGGTGTCCTCATGTGAGGATAGTATCCATTGTGACACAGGTCATTAAAAGAAACAGACTCCAGGAGCCACCCTTTCTATACTGTAATATGCTAGGTGTTCTCAGAGGGCATTGCCTTTGTCTGATCCTCTGACATTTCAgcatagatatttattttttaataaggaGGCCCATAAATATTATTGACAAGAATTAGTGAAATTATTAAAGGCAACAATTCAGAAGAAAAGTGCCTTTCCCTTCCAGTTGTTCTGAGATTAGGCATGACCCAAGAGTCACAGGCATGATGTTGGGATAGCCCTCGTCCATCCCAGTTCCTTGGAGGTCAAAAGGACGATTAagaatggtggctcatgcctggaatcccagcactcagaggctgaggcaggaggatcactgcaaattccgggccagcctggactacatagtaaaaccttgtctcCTCCCACAAAGCCTCAAGAACACCTCCCCACCTTTGGGTATGCCTTTTGGAATCTTCAGTTCTTTATGTGTAGTCAAGGTCACTTGCCAATCCCACCCTGGATGAGGGGTGGTCCTAGCCTCTTCCAAAACTGTGATGTCTGCACTGTCTGCTGCTATCTGCTACGTAAGATGGCTCGCTTCGTGTTATCAGTTGCCCATAATAGGGTTTACAGTCAAGAGCCTGGGCAGGGTGAGAGTGCGCTGGCCCAGGGCTGCAGTTGCTCCGAACCTTGCTTTCTTAGTGGCCACAGTGAGGAGGAAAGCAGCATGAAGTCCGAACAGAactgtgtagtggcatcttgttccgcCAGTGAATTtggggtggtggccacaccttagggtgtggcttcatgTTGCCATTACGCTCTAGGACCATATTCTAAGTATGTGTGTCTCCAGTGACCTCAAGCAAAGGGTACACTGggcattttcttcccttctcagatAAGTTTCACAAAACCCAGGGATGGGATGGAGAATCTCAGTGGCACACTAGTACGTGTTAGCTaagtttgtaatttaaaaaaaaaatgataccaaACCAAAATCAGACTGACTGTTCCGATGTAAGATTTGGAACCAGACCTATCCAAAGGTCGCTGAGGTAAGGCCAAGGACTTGTTTTCTCCGCAGGGGTAAGCTGGCAGACATTCCAGATGTGCCTAGGCATCGGCTATGAGATAGGTCTTACTGTGTATCCTGAGGACTTGAGACTGTGAGACTGTTCCCCTCCAAGCAACAGCTCCCACAACATGAGCGGTTGACCCATTCGTGTGGCCCAGGCGGCCCTGCAGACCTGGCTTTTGGGTTGAGGTGAACACACAAGTGCTCGGTCACTTGGATCACTTGTGATCTTAGAGCACTTTGCAGGACTGTAGGCTCTAGTCCTGTCACTTGTTCTGAGGTCAGCTAGGGAAGAGATGACCAAAGGACAAGCGTGGGATTGCTGGTCAGAGCCCAGGGTTTGAGCCAAGGCTGTAAATGTGTTAACCTGACTGAGTGCTAATGTCcttcttcatttgtaaattatTAGACATTAGGTAGCGACCAATGATGATTTCTAGTTTTAAGTTATTCACAGTAGGTAGCTTCTTCCTGGAAAAACCTAAGTTAAGCTAGTACTTACGCTGTAGGCTGCTGAGTGTGGAGCTGCTAAAGGCACTTTTGTATCTGCTGTGTACTATAGCAATAAATACGGTTTGTTAGGAAACTCTCCAGTGGTGGgctttactctttttaaaaagggtttatgTACAGCAGAATACTTGTAAACTTTGGAagatctctgccttctgagtgctagtgTTAAAGATGCACGGCCATGCCAGGTCTCAGTGATATTCTTCTATTGTGGGTGTTACATAGCATCCTCCTCCTGAACTGGGTGCTGTGTACTGggccttagtttttttttttttttttttttttaagcgcTGGTGCTCTCTGTGGGTAAAGAGGGTAAACCCCCTCGTcaagcaaaaagagaaaacacaaagtacTGACTATTAGAAATAGGTTTGAGGGGCTGAACAGATGTCTTGGAAgctaagagcactttctgttcttgcagCAACTGGTTCAGTCCGCTcagctcccaaccacctgtaactccagcaccacatgatcttacaccctcttctggcctccctgggcacctgcacatatgtggcacgcacacatacaaataaaaataataaaaaaatgttttatttcttagtaTGTAAAATTTTCCGAAAAGTCAAGTTGACCCGAGGAGCCAGGACCTTCTTGCGGATGGGGAGACTGTGGTACCAATGGGCGTTGGTGGGGTGGTTCATCATCAGTAGGCTTCCGTGGGCCAGCTGCAGCCTGACTACCTCCACTGTCTGCCTGGGCCTCTTCCCTCGAGAGTCTTTGTGCCGGAAGAGGAAGTCTCTGCAGGCCCCAAAGGAGACAGATGCGATGGGACTCCCGGGGGCCAGTTCTCTTTCATCATCTCTGTGCTCCCCGATGTGGTCGCAACCATCTTTGTACCTGTAGTGGGAAAACAATCAAATTGCAGAAGAAACCCTCCCTATCACCTGCTGATGCTGCAGGTCCTTTATCCTTTTGTAGCCTGAAGCAGTGTGCCGTTTCTGTACATCCCTGGCCAGGGAGGCCAGTGAGCCCAGCCTGAACGGCTTGGCCAAGCGTGGTGGTTTTAAAGAGGaaggcccccataggctcatatgttgcatgcttggtctccagttggtgggaCTTTGGGGCCAATCAGgcggtgtggccttgttggagtaggtgtgccaCTGTggttgggctttgaagtttcaataGCTCACACcaagcctgtctgtctgtctctctgctgcctgcagatcagaatgtaaagctctcagctactgctccagggccACTGTGGTGATCATGAACTAATTCTCTAAAACCGTAAGCAAGCCTCagggaaatgctttcttttctaattgttgctttggtcatgatgtctcctcacagcaacagaacagtgattGGGACACTTAGTTACTTCCTATAATGCTTGCAGAGCtcacacatcaaataaaatagCCATGCCTTCAGTCACCAGGTTCAGGTATGGAAAACCTGCCATATTTCTCCTGCATACACACTAGCCATGAGCCTGTGCAGTCTGGCCCTGCCCTTCAAACTCTTCTCTCCACAGTTCCTGATCTCCAGCCGCACCAAAGGATTTCCACTCCATGGACACCATGTGCTTCCTCTGCTCTACTCCAGATGATATCTCCAGCtctagctagttccaggtcaaATGTCACTACCTTGAGGAACCTCCCTCTAACCATCCCTTTAGCCCAGGCCTCGGAACCTGGCTGTTCTGTCCTCAGAACACACTGCTGGCTGCTATAATGGAAGCAGGGTGCTACCAGCACCGACAGGTGGAGGCTAGGGATGTGCTGCGTGTCCCAGAGCACAGGTcacccacacacagaaaatactTCCTGACCCACCCCAAATGTTAGCAGTAGTGTACCATCCTGAGCCCCTGTCCCAAACCCAGCCCCATCCTCAGGCCAATCAATCTGTTTAACTTTTCCAGGAACCTTAAGCAATCCCTCACTTCCTCCTCACAATTCTGTGTGGGGGGTTCATGCACAGGAGTTCAGTACTCGAGGAGACTAGAGgtatgggatcccctggagctggggctggagttacTGGTGTCAGAAACTGAATTTGGGTTCCCTACAAGGGCAGCACTCATCTCTCTGGTCCCTCGTCCAGTACAGAAGGGTTGTCACAAGTTAACAAAGCATGGTAGAGTCCTGAACTCTTCCCTGTGGAGGAAATGTTACCTGTTAATGAGCACAAAGTTGAAGCTCTGCCCTGTCACCCTGCAGACTCGATCTCGAACACGCtccagaactggaatccagggctttggcGTCAGTGTAAGACCAGAAAAGGTGTATGTCAGTCCAGCATCTCCGTAGGTCGCCTGCTTCCTGGGAACGCTGTGCCACTTTCCAAACACCTGGACCTTGGCCAGTGCACCTGTGCAGATGAAATGGCTGCTCCATCCCTGGTCCTCAAGGGATGTAGCCAGAGGAGTCCAATACACTCATCTGCTGGGTATTCAAAAGGGAGGGAACTAGAAATGGCATTTTCCTCTGCTCCTTGTGTATAATGCCCTGTTGGGGACCTTATCCCCTAAGTCCGTGGCGTGTTCTCACTTTCATGAAAGGGCATGATGGTGCACCACTGTAGTCTCATCACTCTGACGATGAGGTAGGTGGAACACAAGTTCCAGGCTAGagtgtctc
This genomic stretch from Cricetulus griseus strain 17A/GY chromosome 4, alternate assembly CriGri-PICRH-1.0, whole genome shotgun sequence harbors:
- the Alkbh2 gene encoding DNA oxidative demethylase ALKBH2, which encodes MAVQGGGMDRFLVKPDPGDLGAGGEESAPSGGASGGQPSPNWRHLRAQGLNCDYTVLFGKAEADEIFRELEQEVEYFTGALAKVQVFGKWHSVPRKQATYGDAGLTYTFSGLTLTPKPWIPVLERVRDRVCRVTGQSFNFVLINRYKDGCDHIGEHRDDERELAPGSPIASVSFGACRDFLFRHKDSRGKRPRQTVEVVRLQLAHGSLLMMNHPTNAHWYHSLPIRKKVLAPRVNLTFRKILHTKK